One segment of Fusarium oxysporum f. sp. lycopersici 4287 chromosome 7, whole genome shotgun sequence DNA contains the following:
- a CDS encoding aldehyde dehydrogenase (NAD+) — protein MSFPIEQKVDFQTFRNVINNELSSTSETRRGICPSTEETLWESPVSTQQDVDQAVSAAKAAYPAWRKLSWDERANYLVKFADAIEAHKQEFIELLGREAGKPPQAGGFELMLVMEHIRETPKLRIKEDKPEENEDRTAVVRYVPLGVGVGIVPWNFPMLLGIGKAYPAMLAGNTFIWKPSPYSPYSALKLAEIGAKVLPPGVFQALSGSDDLGPMLTAHSGVAKVSFTGSTETGKKIMAACAATLKRVTLELGGNDAAIVCEDVDIPVVAGKVAFLAYVHGGQICMNIKRIYVHESIHDKFVSEVVKFLEGLKSGNFSDPEAFFGPIQNKMQYDKLQRLYEEIDKQGWQRAFGSASAAKSDKGYFIPPVLIDNPPEDSEIVQTEPFGPIVPVMKWQSEDDVISTVNASNYGLGASVWSKDVARARRMAKQLEAGSVWVNTHFEVAPNVPFGGHKQSGIGMDWGEVGLKGWCNPQAYWVKHSG, from the exons ATGAGTTTCCCCATTGAGCAGAAAGTTGACTTCCAA ACTTTCCGAAACGTCATAAACAACGAGTTGAGCTCCACTTCGGAAACCCGACGTGGTATCTGTCCTAGCACTGAGGAGACTCTCTGGGAGTCACCCGTATCGACCCAACAAGATGTCGATCAAGCTGTAAGCGCTGCGAAAGCGGCATACCCTGCGTGGCGAAAGCTATCATGGGATGAGCGTGCCAACTACCTCGTCAAATTCGCAGATGCTATCGAGGCACATAAGCAAGAGTTTATTGAACTTCTAGGCCGTGAAGCTGGCAAACCGCCCCAGGCCGGTGGTTTTGAGTTGATGCTTGTCATGGAGCATATTCGAGAGACTCCAAAGCTGAGGATCAAGGAGGACAAGCCCGAGGAGAATGAAGAT AGAACAGCCGTTGTGCGCTACGTTCCCCTCGGCGTCGGCGTCGGCATCGTTCCATGGAACTTCCCCATGTTGCTGGGCATTGGAAAAGCGTACCCTGCCATGCTGGCTGGTAACACGTTCATATGGAAGCCCTCACCATATTCTCCGTACTCTGCCCTTAAGCTTGCAGAGATTGGAGCCAAAGTCCTTCCTCCTGGCGTGTTCCAAGCTTTGAGCGGTAGTGATGACCTTGGACCTATGCTGACTGCTCATTCTGGTGTAGCTAAGGTGAGTTTCACTGGCTCCACTGAGACGGGTAAGAAGATCATGGCGGCTTGTGCAGCTACGTTGAAGCGTGTCACTCTTGAGTTGGGCGGTAATGATGCTGCGATTGTCTGTGAAGATGTCGACATTCCTGTAGTGGCTGGAAAG GTCGCGTTTCTCGCCTATGTTCACGGCGGACAAATCTGCATGAACATCAAGCGCATCTATGTCCATGAGAGCATCCACGACAAGTTCGTGTCTGAAGTGGTGAAGTTCTTGGAAGGTCTTAAGTCCGGCAACTTCTCTGACCCTGAAGCCTTCTTTGGACCTATCCAGAATAAGATGCAGTATGACAAACTCCAGCGCCTCTATGAAGAGATCGACAAGCAAGGATGGCAACGCGCATTCGGCAGCGCATCAGCTGCGAAATCGGATAAAGGCTACTTCATCCCACCAGTTCTCATCGACAACCCGCCCGAGGACTCAGAAATCGTGCAAACTGAACCGTTTGGTCCAATCGTTCCTGTCATGAAGTGGCAGTCCGAAGACGATGTTATATCCACGGTCAATGCATCAAACTATGGTCTTGGAGCGTCTGTCTGGAGTAAAGATGTTGCTCGTGCTCGACGAATGGCCAAACAACTGGAAGCGGGGAGTGTTTGGGTCAACACGCATTTCGAGGTTGCGCCGAATGTCCCGTTTGGGGGACATAAGCAGAGCGGTATTGGTATGGATTGGGGGGAGGTCGGTCTAAAGGGCTGGTGTAATCCTCAGGCTTACTGGGTAAAGCATTCTGGGTGA